Below is a window of Enterococcus gilvus ATCC BAA-350 DNA.
CAAGCGCGCTTGGGATCAAACCGATCTCGCAAGAAGGTAGCGAACGCCTGATTGCTGCGGCTTTGGATTATGCGGTAGATCAAGGGCAAACACGAGTAACCTTGGTCCACAAAGGCAATATCATGAAATTTACCGAAGGCGGCTTCAAAAATTGGGGCTACGATTTCATTGAAAAGAATTATCCTCAGGCCTTCACTATGAATGACTATAAAAAGATCGCCGCTGAAATAGGGCCTGAAAAAGCAGAGAGCGCATTGAAAGAAGCCAAAGGAGATGGAAAAATCATTGTTGATGACGTCATCGCGGATAATTTTTTACAGCAAATCTTGCTTTATCCTGAGAAGTACCAAGTAGTGGCTACAACGAATCTGAACGGCGACTATATTTCAGATGCATTAGCTGCACAAGTTGGAGGTATCGGGATTTCACCAGGGGCAAACATCAATTACCGCACTGGACACGCAATTTTTGAAGCAACACATGGAACAGCGCCGGACATTGCAGGAAAAGGTTGGGCGAATCCTTGCTCCCTACTCCTTTCAGCCGCAATGATGCTCGAGTATCTCGGCTGGTCTGAAGCGGGTAAAAAAATTCCAAAAGCCATTGAAGAGGCACTTCAAAATAAACAGATGACACATGATTTCGCACAGATGTTAGCAATTGACGCGCTTTCAACTTCGGAATTCGCAGAGTATCTGATTCAAACTATTTAAAAAATCCCTGATGGAGAGCAGATCGAGCTTATTCCATCAGGGATTTTTACTTTATATTTCTTGAACTAGAACCCATTTTCTTTAGCTTTCATAAGAAAAAAACTGCGTTATTTAATTATCCGTCCTTTTATGGATATTCAAATCAAGACAAAAAAAGTCACCCAAAAGCCGATAATCGGTCTTTTAGGTGAGCTTTGTAATAGGACGGTCGATTTAACTAAAGAAACATTCTTTAGAAACGATACCTGCTACTTCCGCATATTTAATTAATACTTGACCATTTACTTGGTCAATCCTATCTGCATCCAACCCGTAAAAACGTTCTACATTTACAATACAGCCATTTTTTTCTTTACGTATTACTTCCCCAATGATCGGCCGAGCAAAATCCGTTTTACGGCATTCATAGCTTTCTCCAACAATAATCGCTTCTTTATTCATTCAACCACCTCATTCATGTTTTATACTACACTTATATAGTAGCATTAAGTGGAGTAAAAAACCATTTTAAAGGTGTTATTTATTAAATAAGCCTCTTTTTAAAGCAACGAACGTAATTTTATTCCACGTTTTCTAACAATAACGCCACATATTGTTCTAAATAAAATTGATCGATTTGATCATACATTCCTACTTCAGAGCTATCCAAATCCAGCACACCAATCAACTGATCCCCTTTCTTCATAGGAACAACAATTTCTGATCGCGCCGCAGAATCACAAGCAATGTAGTTTTTATGCGTCATTACATTTTCGACGATCAGTGTTTGATTCTTCTCAGCAGACTCTCCGCAAACCCCTTTTCCCATTGCAATATGCACACATGAGACATTTCCTTGAAAAGGTCCCAGAATCAGTTCGCCTTCTTTGAACAAATAATATCCAGCGAAAACTGTTTCTTGCAATGTCTGGTTCAATAAAGCTGATGAGTTTGCCAGATTCGCAATCAGATCTGTTTCCCCTTCCAGTAGTGCTTTTTGCTGCATCAATAATAATTTATACGCCTCTTCTTTTGCTTCTTGATTTTTCCAACTCATAGTCTTTTCCTCCAATAATAATTCCTCATTCATCGAGTAACATTAGAAAATAAGGAACTTTTGGTTTATTCTACCCTAACTACAGCAAGAACGCTATTTTTAAAAATAGCCTTTATTTAAGCCATTAGAACGATTTCATTCGTCTTATTTACGATTTGTCAAGGGTATAAAGCCTTAATTCTTCTAATTAATATTTCATTCGTATTACAAAATATACGGTTGCATGAAGAATCAACTACTTTAAACTTTTTTCTCATATCTTCTTATATAATTGAATCCGAAAGATGAAAAAAGTGAGGGAAACCATTGATTAAGTTGAAAAAATATACGGCACTGACTTTGTGTGCCTTGACATTGACTACTGCACCAATAAGCGTCTTAGCAGATGAATACGATCAAAAAATTGCTGATCAGGATAAAAAAATCTCTGAACTGCAACAAACTGAACAATCTGTAGAGGATCAAAAAGCGGCGTTAGAGCAAGAAGTTGCCGCAATAGAAAAAGAAGTCAACGCAGTCTTAAAAGAAAAGACGACTGAAGAAAAGAAATTAAGCGACTTAACTGCTAAAATCGCTATTCTTCAAGAAAAAATCCAAAAACGTGACGAACAAATCAGAAACCAAGCGCGTGACGTGCAGACAAAACACGATTCTGCATCAATCGTTGACGTCGTGATCAATGCGAAATCTGTTGGCGATGCTGTGAAGAAAACCATGGCTGTTTCAACCATTTTAACAGCTAGTAAAAATATCATGGAACAGCAGACCAAAGACAAGGCAGAGCTTCAAAAGCTTGAAAAAGAAGCCGAGCAGCGCCTGCAAGTAATCAATAAAAAAACTGCTGAACTAAAAGGCAAGCAAGAACAGCTTGTAAAAGCCAAGTTAGATCAGCAAGTAAAAATCAATGATATCCAAGCAAGTATCGCTACAGAAAAGGGCGAAAAAGAGAAATTTGAAAAGCAAAAAGAAGACGCTGAAAAGAAACGACAAGCAGCGTTGAAAGCATTAGAAGAACAACGTAAAAAAGAAGCGGAAGCCCGTGAAAAAGCGCAAGCGGAAGCTGAAAAACAAGCGAAGAAAGCGGCAGAAGAAGCGCAAAAAGCAGCGGAAGACGCTGAAAAGCAAGCAGCTGCTGCAGAGACGGCAAAACAAAAGCAAGAAGCTGAGATCGCGCAATTGGAAGCTCAGAAGCAAGAAGAACAAGCAAAACAACAAGAAGAACAAGCTCAGACTGTTACTGATACGAGTGCTACTCAGGTTACTACAAACCCGGTAGCACCAGCAGCAACACCAAGCGCTAGTGAAGAAAAACCAGCAGCTCCTGCTGCAACAAGCAGCGGTTGGGCTTCTCCTCTATCCATCGGCTTAGTAGTAACTAGCCCATTTGGTCAGCGCCAAGATCCAACAGGTGCATCTGGTTCTCAACATGATGGCGTCGATTTTGCCGGTGCCGCGGGAACACCGATCATGGCTTCTAAAGGTGGAAAAGTGGTTGAGTCAGGATTTCATTGGTCCGCTGGGAACCACGTAGTGATCCAGCATGCAGATGGGTACTATTCATACTATATGCATATGGTTTCAGCCCCAAGTGTCGGCGTAGGCTCAGAGGTTAGCGCTGGACAAGTATTAGGCGGCATGGGAACAACTGGTAATTCTACAGGTGTGCATTTACACTTTGGTGTCTCCACTGCATTGTGGTCTGGGTTTGTTAATCCTGCTCCACTATTAGGCGTTTAAACAAAACAAAAAAGTACAGAACAATGGTCAGAGAAATTCTGATTCTTGTTCTGTACCTTTTTTATTCTGCTTCTGAAATGTCTTTTGCGATTTCATCTAGTTTGATTTCATTGTTTAAGTAATCTGCATTTTCTGTTGGGAAATGTTGACGGAATTCCGCTAATTCCATTAATTCAATGCGTCCATCGGCTAATTCAAAATCCAATACATGGCCGCCGAAGGTTTCATCGTCACTAATAAAATGTAAATGGAACCCCCCAGAGGCCGCACCGTGGAACAGCTCTGGTGTAAAGAACCCGACAATGGTACCCCGCAGGTTATCTGCTTCAAATTCAGGCTGGTTGCGAGCGATCTCTACGAATCTCGGATACGGTTTCTCTTGTTTCGGGGCAACTCGCACATGCATGTGCTTGAACGTTCCCTCTATTTTAACAGCCGCAAATAAATTGTGGCTGATTTTTTTTAGGACTTCTGATTTCACTTGCTCATCAGACACTGCTTCAAGTGAAAATTCTTGATCTGAATCAAAACGAGTCACTGCTGCATAAGGTGTCCATTCGTCGCCGGTCAGTCGTCTTACCTTCCCTGTTTCATCTGTATGATAGATCACACCGTCTAGAAAAAGCACTTCTCCATTTGATCCTTCAAGTGTGCCCAAGCCAAAATCGCCATAATTGGACAAGGCACCGATTTTTTCAGTACCATCCATCAAATCTTGCATCAATCCACCAAGTGTACCGTGTTGGTAGATATAACTTTTTGTCTTCACTGTCATGTACAATCCCCTTCTATCTCTCTTCTGACTGTCGTGTATCTACGGATTTCTTAATAAAATTGATCGGGTAAAATGGTTTTTCCTAATTCCTTATTATCTGAATAATCAATCGGGATATCGATGATCACGGGACCGTCTGTTGCCAAGCCTTCCTGGATCGCTGCTTCTAATTCGGCTTGCGATGTCGCCCGTAATCCTTTTGCGCCAAAGGCTTCAGCATATTTTACAAAATCAACGGGTCCAAAGTGGACACCCGCAGAACGATCGTATTTCATTTCTTCTTGGAACTCTACCATATTGTAGCTGCCATCGTTCCAGATCAAGTGGATGATTTTTTGTTTTAAACGCACCGCTGTTTCAAGCTCTTGAGCGGAGAATAAGAATCCGCCGTCTCCAGAAACAGAGAAAATTTGTGTATTCGGACGAACCAATGCGGAGGAAATCGCCCATGGTAAGGCTACACCCAGTGTTTGCATCCCGTTACTGAATAACAAATGGCGTGGTTCATAGCTGCGGAAATGACGAGCCATCCAAATGTAATGACTACCGACATCCACCGTGACCGTCATCTCATCGGTGACATTTTTTTGCAGCGTATCAATGACTTCTAGTGGATGCACACGCCCCTCCGTCGTTTCACTCTTTTGTCTGCCATTCGTTAATTTTTCTTGCAGCGTTGAAAGATAGTGTTGTGCATCGTCTGATAATTGATACGTTGAAATGGCATCTCCTAATCGATCGATCGTTTTGGCGATACTGCCGACCAATTCTACTTCTGGCTGCATGTATTGGTCAATTTCCATCGGCACTTCATCTATTACTACAATACGCGCATCTTTTTCAGCATTCCAGTTTCGCGCTTCGTACTCGATTGGGTCATAGCCGATCGCTAAAACTAAGTCGCTGCGTTTTAACAGCATGTCTCCCGGCTGATTGCGGAAAAGTCCGACACGGCCGAAGAAATGATCTTCTAGTTCCCGAGAAATAATTCCCGCTCCTTGGAAGGTCTCAACAACTGGCAGCCCTGTTTTTTCAACAAGTTTGCGAATCGCTGCCGTTTCCTTTTCACCTGAAGCGCGCATTCCGACTAACAAAGCGGGCAGCTTTGCCTCATGGATTCGTTTCACCAAATCATCGATATCCTCATCAGAGGCAGACCCTAAAATTGGGGCTGACATTGGTTTGATTGCTTCACCCTTCACTTCGCCATCCGTCACATCTTGAGGAATGGATAAGAAGCTTGCACCCTTTTTAGCGGTCTTAGCGATACGGTAGGCGTTCGCGATATTTTCCGATAGCATTTCAGGATCTTGAATCTCTGAACTATATTTTGTAATAGGTGCGAATAATTCTGTATTTTTCATACTTTGATGAGTCAGCTTAGAAAGATCTGAACGTTTTACTTGTCCTGCTAATGCAAGAACAGGGTCTCCTTCTGCTGTAGCTGTCACTAATCCAGTCGCTAAATTACTTGCACCGGGACCGCTCGTGGCGATCACTACACCCGGTTCTCCCGTCAAACGCCCAATGGCTTGTGCCATAAACGCCGCATTTTGTTCATGACGAGCTAGGATCAATTGTGGCCCATGATCCTCTAATGTATCAAATACGCCGTCGATCTTGGCACCGGGAATTCCGAAGATAAATGGCACGTTATGGTTTTCTAAACTATTAACAATGATTTCTGCACCTTTTTTACTCACTGTATTACATCTCCTTAAAATCTGTATCACTTACATTCGTTAATATAGCATCAATTTATTAATTTATCAACGATGAAACATCACGAATAATTGTTTTATCAAAATCCAAAAAAAGAAGCCTCATTTCTGAGACTTCTCGCATTATTCAGTAAAATTGAATTCCGCCGACCAATCAAACTCACCTGAACGTTCATAGCTTTGCGGCCAATGACTGCACCACGCAGGTCCTTCAAAATTTTCAATTACATCTGAACTGGCCGTATAAGGCTTGATATCCAGAATCGGACTATCATTTTCCGCATCAAGATACTCAAGATAAACAAGGTTCTCTTCTATTTTAATGATTTTCGCGGCTGATAAAGCGATAGGATTCGGTCTGACCGGTCCCCTAGTCGCAAAGGTTCCTAATTTTTCTGGTCCGTGAACATACGGCTTGCCAACCGTCGTTCCCCGTAATTCAGTAATATCGAGGTGATGAAACCAATACAGAACATACAAATGACTAAAGTCAGACAGTCCGATCAGTCCTTCCTGATATTCAGGAGACAGCTCCAAATAGACACCTGATTCTGTTTGCTTTACTTTACCGATCTCGTTAATTTTCATGATGACTCCTCCTAGACTTTTTTAGAGTCGCGACCTCTGATATGAAGATACAGCCTCACGTTAGGTGAGAGTCAAGAGGAATCAATGGCAATTGTAGTTCTGTTAGATAGTCTTCAGGATTAGACGTGTGTTCAGGACCCACATGACAAATTTGCCGAGGCGCTTTCAGCAGTTCATACTCAGGATGCTCCTCCAGCCATCTAGCAAAGGAGCGATACGCCTCTGGTAACTGATGATAGTTTCCCTCAACCATTATGATCGCGGCAGGGTCTAATTCGGAAAGCTGTCTTTTTTGCAACGGCGGCTGAACAGGGTGATCGGAAACAATGGCGACTTCTATTTCTACCCACTCTTCCAAATATTCCTCATCATGGAAAATCGTCAAAAACTGATCCGCTGCTGTCGGTAAAGTAACGCTTTGACTAATTAACAACGTCAGAAACTCTTCCCAAAGCAATCCTTCATGGTAGAAACTTTTGACTGTCCTTCTTAGGCTGACGATAGAACAGGCAGGAATTTTTTTAAGTGTTACTGGGTATTCCTCGGTATGCTGCATCCGCTGCATCATTTGATGGATCTGCTGCTGGCGAAAACGATCCCGTTGAATCTCCTGTTCGATTTCCTGCTCCTTTTTTTCCAGCGCCGCAGTAAATTTCGTCGCGTCCTCCTGAAGCAGCTGCTGGATTTCTTTTAATGAGAAGGTCAATTCTCGTAATAAAACGATCTGTGCGAGCCGCTCCAGCTGCTTTACTGAATAATAACGATACCCAGAGTCCTCTTCGACTAACTGGGGGTGGAGCAATCCAATTTCATCATAATGACGCAGCGTGCGAATCGATACTTGTCCTAAGCGAGAAAACTCACCGATTTTCAGCAATGAAAACACCTCCATTCCTTATTATACCGATACTTTTGATTGTTAACAGCTAAAAAATATGGGATAATAGATATACGAACATTTGTTCTTAATTCTGGTTTTCGGGAGGTACACGATGCATTATAAAGAATATAAATCGATCTTGTCCGCGAAGAACGGCTTGAACCTTTTTCGCGGCTGCACTCATGGCTGTATCTATTGCGACAGTCGCAGCGATTGCTATCAGATCAATCATCCTTTTGAGGATATCGAAGTAAAGGCCCATGCTTTAGAAATTTTAGAACAGGAGCTGCAACGGCGCCGAAAACCGTGCATGATCGGAACTGGCGCGATGACAGACCCGTATATCCAGTTGGAGTCCCGACTAAACATTACTCGAGGCGCATTAGAATTGATCGATACCTATGAATTCGGTGTGGCCATCCAGACGAAGTCCAATCGAATTTTACGTGATCTGGACTTATTGTCTTCCATCAATAAAAAAACGAAAGCGGTAGTCGAAATGACTTTGACGACTTACGATGAGACAGTTTGTAAAATTTTGGAGCCTTATGTTTCTACAACGAAAGAACGTGTTGAAACATTGATGGCCTTTAAAGAAGTCGGTGTCCCCACAGTCGTCTGGTTATCCCCTATCCTACCCTTTATCAATGATACCGAGGAGAATTTACGCGGGCTTTTAGACTATTGTATCCAAGCAGGCGTCAAGGGGATTCTGTGTTTCGGATTTGGCGTGACGATGCGGGCGGGGAATCGTGACTATTTCTATCAGCAATTAGACAAGCATTTTCCCGGAATGAAGAAAAAATACCAGTATGCTTTTGGTGATAGCTATGTCTGTAATAGTCCGAATCATGAACAGCTCATGAAACTTTTTATTGAAACATGCGAAAAACATGCTATTCTTTGGAGGACAGATGACGTGTTTCAGTATTTACACGAATTTGAAGACAAACGAGAGCAGCTGTCATTATTTTAAAAAAAATGAACTAAAACGCTTGCTCTGAAACTCGTTTCATAACTTATACTTCCCTTGTAAAGAAAAAGGAGGAATTTTTTATGAATACGTATGTGACCGTTCAGCAAGAAAATACACAAGAACATTTTCAAGTTTCTTTGCATTTTTCTGAAGACCAGCTAAGACTTTTCAGAAGCCGAGGGTTTAGACGTCCGACGATCCAAAACCTTCAACTAACAGAAATCAAGCATTTATATATCAACGAATTAATGGGCAGCCCGATCGTCAGCTTCTTTTATCGGGATCGCCGCTATACATTTTACCAATTTGGCCCTGCTGTCATTGAATATTTAAAAGAGCATTTAGTCGCTTAATCAAACGTGAAGAGGTGTGTCCCCCATGGCAAATATCCGCGATATCGCAAAAATCACTGGTTACTCCGTCTCTACGATCTCACGCGTCATCAATAATCATCCTTACGTCGATGACGAAAAACGCGCTCGCGTATTGGCGGTCATGCAGGAGTTGAACTATGTCCCTAACCGCTCTGCTCAAAATTTAAGTTATGGGAAAACCAAAAATATTGGTGTGATCTTGCCCTTTGTCAATCATGAATACTACGATCAGATGCTTAGCGGCATCATGCAGGCCGCTTTTGATCATGGCTATCAAATCAGTTTGCTGCCCACAAATTACAATCAAGAGTTGGAGAAGACTTATTTGGCTGAGTTTGCCACGCGTTCATTCGATGGCTTGATCGTCACGACCAAGTCAAACCCGATCGAGGCCTTTTTTGACTATTTCCAATACGGTCCGATTATTTTCTGTGAAGAGGTTCCAGATGCGGATGTCAGCACTGTCTATATCAACTTGAAAAATTCATTGAAGGAAGCTTTTTCCTATATGAAGGAACAGGGGATCAAACGACCAGGAATGACTTTGGGGCGCAGTAAAAATATCAGCCACAACTCAAAGCTCTCTATTCGGATAGCGAAGGAGAGTTACCCTGATTTTGACGAAGCCAATATTTTTTGGGATTGCATCATGGCGGAGGATGGGGTTCAAGGTGCGCGCTTTTTTGAGAAACAAAAGGTAGACGGGATCTTGACCTTTGGCGACGATATCGCAGCCACGATCTTGCAGAATTATGACGGGAAGAAGCCATTGGTCATTGGGCGAGAAAAACAATTGATTAGTGAAGTAATGGGCTTTTCCACCATTGATCATCATTTAGCGGAATGTGGAAAGAAGGCCTTTGAAGCTTTCTATTTCAACAAGCATGAGAAACGCTGCATCCCGCATCATTTCATAAAACGTTAATCACTAAACCAGCCAACGATTCCGTTGGCTGGTTTTTTGTGCAGATTAGTGTGTTTTTTGACTGGCTTACCGCTTCGTGTTCAAAAAGATACTTTACAAATGAAAAGTCAAACAACAAATAACTTTCCATTTATAAAGTAAATTCCTCTTTTACTTTTCATATGCAGGGTTTTTTATTAAAAGGCTTAACAGTTGATTGTACTAGATTGGGTTCTGCGAATACGCTTTTTGATCAACACTTCACCGCTAAAAAAGACCTCCGTTCCCCATTGACTAATGCTTCAAACGTTGCTGTGCCTCCCTTTATGGGATATATCAGAAACGTGATTTTTTTTCGTCAATGATGGATCATTACGAGGTCTTTTTTTGGATATTCTCACAAATTTCTAGTGTTCATCTTACGTTTCACTTACGGCTGCATCAAGGTGTCCTTGCATAATCTCCACTGATTTTTCAATGGATTCGTTCAGATTGAATAGACCGCTTGTTCCTACGATCAAAATATCTGCTCCGGCTTCAATCATTGTTTGATAGGTTTTTTCATTGCACGAACCATCGATTTGAATGTCAAACCCAAGATTATTTTCTTTTCGACAGACCGTTAATTTTTTGACTTTCTCCAAACTCTCCGATATAAATGTTTGTCCAGCAAAGCCCGGATCAACAGTCATTACGGTCACGATATCAATCAAATGGATGTAATCAAAAATCAGATTCAAGGGGGTTTCTGGATTTAGAACAACGCCTAGTTTTTTCCCTCGTTTTTTGATTGTTTCACTCAATCGAAACGCATGACCATTCAAAAATTCAGCATGAATACTGATCACTTCCACACCAATATCCAGCAATGGTTCTACGTAATCGATTGGATTGGTGACCATTAAATGCGCGTCCATCGGAATCGTCGTGTGGTTGTTTAATTGTTCAATAAACCAAGGGGACAATGTCATATTACTGACATAATGCCCATCCATAATATCGATATGGTAATAATCCACCGTTTGATTCAAGCAATTAATTTGTTCTGCAAATTTACTAATGTTCATACACATTAATGATGGAGCAATTTTTACCATTTTCGGTTCCTCTCTCCTCGTAAATTCTTTAGTTTACAGATTGTCCGCCATCCACTACCACTTCTGACCCCGTCATGAATCGGGATGCTTCTGAAGCTAGGAAAACTACGACATCTGCCACCTCATCTGCTGTACTGATGCGTTGATACAAAGGAATTCGGCTGCCCATCTCTTCCATCGTCCGTTCAGTAGCCTCTGCTGCATGTGCCGCCATCTGTGTTTTGATGTAGGCGGGATGTACTGAATTTACCCGAATGCCCCGCGGCGCAAACTCAATTGCTGCTGCTTTTGTCAATGCGGATACCGCACCTTTTGACGCAGCATAGGCAATTCGATTTTTCGATCCTAAAAAGGACGCGATGGAACTCGTATTGATGACACTACTGCCTTCACCCAACAGTGGCGACATTGTTTTTACACCTAAGAAAATACTTAATGCGTTCACATCCATCGTCTTCTTCCAAAGCTCTACGCTTGTCTCCTCGATCGTCTCGATTTTAAAGATGCCTGCGTTATTGAACAGCACATCCACCTTGCCATATTTTTCGCTGATGTCAGCGACCGTACGCAGCCACGCGTCTTCGTCTGTTGCATCGAAGCAGTAGGCATGGATCTCTTTGTTTTTAAACTGGTCTAGCAAAGCTTGGACATTCTCGCTATTATTGTCATTTACTAACACTGTGAATCCTTTAGCAAGTAATTTCGTGACGACTGCTGTACCCAACCCGCCAGCGGCCCCCGTGATAAATGCGACCTTCTTTTCTTCACTCATTTTTCAGCTTCCCTCTATTCTAGATTTGCATGGCGGCTCTTTAATGCCTCCATCGTCATCTGTTTTTCTTCCATCAATCGTAACGCCAATACATCGTGAAATATCAAAAGTCCTTGTTCAAAGACCGTCGTCATTGGCTGAATCGACGTAAAGGTTTGATTGCTTTTAGATGGACTTTCAAATGTAACCACTGAATCGGACAACTGCGCAATCGAACTCTCTGGACTAGAAGTCAGGTGGACGATCGTTGCCTGATAGCTTTTAGCCTTTTTTGCTATTTCCAGCGGAATGACTGACTCTCCTGAGCCGCTGCCGACAACCAAAAGATCGTCACTCGTAATCGGCGGCTCATTCAGATCACCCACCATATGACAGGAAATTCCTAAATGAGTCAGACGCTTCACCGCAGCCTCTAAAGACAATCGAACTCTTCCAACACCAACAAAGAACACCTCTCGCGCACCGAGCAATGCCTCTACATAGGCCTCGATTTCCTCATTAGAAACTTTTCCTAGCAGCAGGCTCAATTCGTCCATTACAGCTTTACTTGACTCACCATAACTTCTCATTCACCATCAACACCTTATTGTAAAATTCTTTTTTCTCATGAATCATATCGAACGCTGAAATCAAATCCTCAATCAGAACTTTATGAGTGACCAATGGCTTCAAATTCAATTGTTTGTTCGCTATCGCTTGAGCTGTAACCTGCCATTCATTTTTGGGAAAATGTTCATAGATACTATTGAACATCCCAACGATCGTGCCTTCCTTACGCATAAACTGATCGTAGGTTTTCTGTTTCATCACCATGTCTGAATGAGGATTACCCAATAAGACCACCCGACCAAATGTCCGAATCGATTTTGCGCATTGATCAAAAGCTGCACTGGAACCCGTTGCTTCGATTGCGACATCGGCTAGTTTGCCAGCTAAAGTTTCTAAAATAAAGGCTTCCGCATCCTGCTCTTGACTATTACAGACATCCGTAAAACCCAATTCACGAG
It encodes the following:
- the icd gene encoding NADP-dependent isocitrate dehydrogenase; translated protein: MTTTLNPTIPYIQGDGIGPEIWQATQKVVDAAVASTYEDGRKIHWLEILAGEKAFNQTGTWLPEETLAAIKEHKVAIKGPLTTPIGEGFRSLNVTLRQELDLYACVRPVRYFKGVPSPLKEPEKTNMTIFRENTEDVYAGIEFAKDSKEVAQLLAFLTDALSVTKVRFPATSALGIKPISQEGSERLIAAALDYAVDQGQTRVTLVHKGNIMKFTEGGFKNWGYDFIEKNYPQAFTMNDYKKIAAEIGPEKAESALKEAKGDGKIIVDDVIADNFLQQILLYPEKYQVVATTNLNGDYISDALAAQVGGIGISPGANINYRTGHAIFEATHGTAPDIAGKGWANPCSLLLSAAMMLEYLGWSEAGKKIPKAIEEALQNKQMTHDFAQMLAIDALSTSEFAEYLIQTI
- a CDS encoding GAF domain-containing protein, giving the protein MSWKNQEAKEEAYKLLLMQQKALLEGETDLIANLANSSALLNQTLQETVFAGYYLFKEGELILGPFQGNVSCVHIAMGKGVCGESAEKNQTLIVENVMTHKNYIACDSAARSEIVVPMKKGDQLIGVLDLDSSEVGMYDQIDQFYLEQYVALLLENVE
- a CDS encoding peptidoglycan DD-metalloendopeptidase family protein translates to MIKLKKYTALTLCALTLTTAPISVLADEYDQKIADQDKKISELQQTEQSVEDQKAALEQEVAAIEKEVNAVLKEKTTEEKKLSDLTAKIAILQEKIQKRDEQIRNQARDVQTKHDSASIVDVVINAKSVGDAVKKTMAVSTILTASKNIMEQQTKDKAELQKLEKEAEQRLQVINKKTAELKGKQEQLVKAKLDQQVKINDIQASIATEKGEKEKFEKQKEDAEKKRQAALKALEEQRKKEAEAREKAQAEAEKQAKKAAEEAQKAAEDAEKQAAAAETAKQKQEAEIAQLEAQKQEEQAKQQEEQAQTVTDTSATQVTTNPVAPAATPSASEEKPAAPAATSSGWASPLSIGLVVTSPFGQRQDPTGASGSQHDGVDFAGAAGTPIMASKGGKVVESGFHWSAGNHVVIQHADGYYSYYMHMVSAPSVGVGSEVSAGQVLGGMGTTGNSTGVHLHFGVSTALWSGFVNPAPLLGV
- the budA gene encoding acetolactate decarboxylase, with product MTVKTKSYIYQHGTLGGLMQDLMDGTEKIGALSNYGDFGLGTLEGSNGEVLFLDGVIYHTDETGKVRRLTGDEWTPYAAVTRFDSDQEFSLEAVSDEQVKSEVLKKISHNLFAAVKIEGTFKHMHVRVAPKQEKPYPRFVEIARNQPEFEADNLRGTIVGFFTPELFHGAASGGFHLHFISDDETFGGHVLDFELADGRIELMELAEFRQHFPTENADYLNNEIKLDEIAKDISEAE
- the alsS gene encoding acetolactate synthase AlsS, which gives rise to MSKKGAEIIVNSLENHNVPFIFGIPGAKIDGVFDTLEDHGPQLILARHEQNAAFMAQAIGRLTGEPGVVIATSGPGASNLATGLVTATAEGDPVLALAGQVKRSDLSKLTHQSMKNTELFAPITKYSSEIQDPEMLSENIANAYRIAKTAKKGASFLSIPQDVTDGEVKGEAIKPMSAPILGSASDEDIDDLVKRIHEAKLPALLVGMRASGEKETAAIRKLVEKTGLPVVETFQGAGIISRELEDHFFGRVGLFRNQPGDMLLKRSDLVLAIGYDPIEYEARNWNAEKDARIVVIDEVPMEIDQYMQPEVELVGSIAKTIDRLGDAISTYQLSDDAQHYLSTLQEKLTNGRQKSETTEGRVHPLEVIDTLQKNVTDEMTVTVDVGSHYIWMARHFRSYEPRHLLFSNGMQTLGVALPWAISSALVRPNTQIFSVSGDGGFLFSAQELETAVRLKQKIIHLIWNDGSYNMVEFQEEMKYDRSAGVHFGPVDFVKYAEAFGAKGLRATSQAELEAAIQEGLATDGPVIIDIPIDYSDNKELGKTILPDQFY
- the tsaA gene encoding tRNA (N6-threonylcarbamoyladenosine(37)-N6)-methyltransferase TrmO, encoding MKINEIGKVKQTESGVYLELSPEYQEGLIGLSDFSHLYVLYWFHHLDITELRGTTVGKPYVHGPEKLGTFATRGPVRPNPIALSAAKIIKIEENLVYLEYLDAENDSPILDIKPYTASSDVIENFEGPAWCSHWPQSYERSGEFDWSAEFNFTE
- a CDS encoding MerR family transcriptional regulator; amino-acid sequence: MLKIGEFSRLGQVSIRTLRHYDEIGLLHPQLVEEDSGYRYYSVKQLERLAQIVLLRELTFSLKEIQQLLQEDATKFTAALEKKEQEIEQEIQRDRFRQQQIHQMMQRMQHTEEYPVTLKKIPACSIVSLRRTVKSFYHEGLLWEEFLTLLISQSVTLPTAADQFLTIFHDEEYLEEWVEIEVAIVSDHPVQPPLQKRQLSELDPAAIIMVEGNYHQLPEAYRSFARWLEEHPEYELLKAPRQICHVGPEHTSNPEDYLTELQLPLIPLDSHLT
- a CDS encoding SPL family radical SAM protein, which produces MHYKEYKSILSAKNGLNLFRGCTHGCIYCDSRSDCYQINHPFEDIEVKAHALEILEQELQRRRKPCMIGTGAMTDPYIQLESRLNITRGALELIDTYEFGVAIQTKSNRILRDLDLLSSINKKTKAVVEMTLTTYDETVCKILEPYVSTTKERVETLMAFKEVGVPTVVWLSPILPFINDTEENLRGLLDYCIQAGVKGILCFGFGVTMRAGNRDYFYQQLDKHFPGMKKKYQYAFGDSYVCNSPNHEQLMKLFIETCEKHAILWRTDDVFQYLHEFEDKREQLSLF
- a CDS encoding LacI family DNA-binding transcriptional regulator, producing the protein MANIRDIAKITGYSVSTISRVINNHPYVDDEKRARVLAVMQELNYVPNRSAQNLSYGKTKNIGVILPFVNHEYYDQMLSGIMQAAFDHGYQISLLPTNYNQELEKTYLAEFATRSFDGLIVTTKSNPIEAFFDYFQYGPIIFCEEVPDADVSTVYINLKNSLKEAFSYMKEQGIKRPGMTLGRSKNISHNSKLSIRIAKESYPDFDEANIFWDCIMAEDGVQGARFFEKQKVDGILTFGDDIAATILQNYDGKKPLVIGREKQLISEVMGFSTIDHHLAECGKKAFEAFYFNKHEKRCIPHHFIKR